The Arachis duranensis cultivar V14167 chromosome 9, aradu.V14167.gnm2.J7QH, whole genome shotgun sequence genomic sequence TATCATTGCTTCCTCTTTGTTTGGTAGCCTAGCAACCAACTTAACTGTCATCTTTGCATTAAAATGGGACTTCTTTTCAGTATTAGCTTCTCTTCCTTTAACTGTTTCCATTATCTGCTTTGAACATTCTTCATCATACCATAACAACACATGATCCTGCATAACATTCAGCTGGTATCCAAAGGTCATATCGCAGTCCCATTCGACAATGGCGGAACTTGCTACATGGATACTTTCTCCCCAGCTTGTTTCCAAGTAACATTCGCACTCAAAGTTAATAACAAGTTCATCAGTGCTGCATGATTGTGCTCCAGAAAGAACCAAGAAGAAAATGAACCCACACAAATTGGAGCTTGGAGGCACTTCAGTACTAATTGAAGATTGAGCAGAGTAGTCATGGAAAAACTCTTGAAGCATGCTACCTCTTGTAGGAAAGAAATAACAGATCTTCCCAAAATTAATCACATTATGATCTTCATTCTCTCGTTGTTCTTCCGAGACTTCTGATTCGCTTGTTAGTATTGTTTCCATCCAACATTTTGTCCTAGCAATAGCATCTTTCAGAATGGCATTGCATGAATTTTCATCCAAATTCATGCAGTCCAGGAATATGAAAGTACCTGCATGTTGTTTGGGTGTTTCACTTTCCAAACTCAATATTGTCTTCAAAGATTTACAATCCCATACCTTAAGACATTCAACAGAAGGTGGAAACACTGGTATAAATTGCAGCATTTCACAGTGACAAACTTTAAGAACTTTGAGTTGTGGAAGAAACTTAATGCTTTCAGGTAAGCCTATGACATTGGTTTTATGAAAGCTTAGTTTCACTAATGATGATAACAAAGAGATGTTGTCAGGGAGTTCGGTTAAGCTATGGCAATTATCAAATTTGAGAAGCTTTACATGTTTGAATACAGGGCTGCGTAGTACTGAATGCAGAGTGGCGACCGCGTCTTGCTCGTGTTCACTGATGTCAGAAAGCATGATTTGATTAGCAAAATTTGCAGGAAGTTTTGCAAGATTTTTGCTAATTGGAAAAGAGAAGTTTACAAGGTGTTTAAGATGCAGAATTGATGGTGGAAGTTCTTTCAAAGGAGTTGATCTCAAATGCAAATGAATTTTGGAATCTTGATGCAGAATTGGGACTGAGAACTCTTGGAGATTAGGGCAGTTATAGGCAACCACTGTATGAAGAGAAGGTGAACAATTGCTACTGCATAGGCTCTTGAGTTCTTTGCATCCATACACAGCTAAAAATTCAAGCTTCTCAAGAGAGAAAATAGAAGGGTGAACATGAGTCAAGCTTTCACAGAAATTGAACCATACTTCTTTTAAATTTGGGGTGGCTGAGAAATTTGGACACTCTATCAAGCGCTTGGAGCCTCGAAGGTCGATTATCTCTAAACTTGGTAAATTCTGtaacaatatatatacatacatacatttaaggtttaggatttaacACTTAAAATTCTATCAAAGACAAacaaatatatacatacatgGTGTTATATCATGCATACCTGTACTCCATCCCAAAGTTTTTCGACATTGCTGTATGGCATGGAAATCTCAACCAAGTTTTTAGGCCAACCAATGGATGGTAAAGATTTCAATGGATATCCATCCCACTGAATATATCTCAAGCTATTAGGTAATTCAAGATTTGTTGGAAGATACAAATTATTGTTAGTTCTCCTTCCCCCATGACCAATGCTATCAGCAAAGGCAAGTAACCTTAGATTTGGCATCTTTCTGAATGCATTGGAGCTTATATGTAGATCTGTGGTTTGAGTCATGTCCAAGAATATGCTTTCAATTGCATCAGTCCCCTGGACAAATAAATACATCAATCAATGTTAGTGTAATATTCAATAAGCTATATTTCATATATGTTTTTGTAAACAATACAAAGAATCATTTTCTCTTACTTTATCATTCTTCAGTATGTCACAAACTTCATCAGGGTTCCACAATCTACTTTCTCCCCCAGGAATTTTAGCAGACTCTTCACAGACAATTTCTTGACCCATCTCTTGTATCAAGTCATGCATTTGTATTCTCTTCATTTTGGTTATTGTTATCAGAGTCTTGTCTAAAAGGTTTCTTATCCCTATATTTGCATGGAAACCACAGGCATTCAATATCATTATTACTTTGTCTCTTTCTTCCCCTTTGAAGAAACATGCAATGTCAAGAAATATATTCTTTTCTGCATCATCCAATTCATCAAAGCTCAATCTCAACACCTTATGAACATTTGCATCAGGAGTTCCTTTCAATTTTGCTAGTGCACTGTCCCACTCATTTTCACTTTTGGAACGAAGAAACGATCCCAAAACCTTTAGAGCTAAAGGGTTGCCTTTGGCATAAGCAACTGCTCTCTTCGATCGCTCCCGGAATCCATTCTCAGGTGGATGGATCTGGTTAAAGGCATTCAAGCTAAAGAGTTTAAGGGAGTTATGATAGTTCATTTCCTTGACTTCAAGAATATGGTCAACGGCTCTACATGTAAGGACATGCCTATCTCGAGTTGTCACAATGACTCTGCTACCAACTCCTAGATAATCGTGTCCTACTCCGAGCAAATTATCAAGAAGATCAGAACTATTCACATCATCTAGAACAATAAGAGCTTTCTTGTGCCTCAATCTACTCATAATAGTAGAGGATATGATTGTGGGAGTATCAATATGAATATCTTCTTGTAGTAACTCAGAAAGAAGCTTATTGAATATGTATTTGAATCCATGCTTTGAAGATTCTTCTCTTACATTTGCCAAGAAACAATTGACTTCATATTTGGGAGAGAACTCTTCAAATATAGCAGCAGCAATGGTTGTCTTACCTATACCGCCCATGCCCCATACTCCAATTACTAGAACTTCTCTTGGTTGGGTTCTCAATAAAGATTCAATATGTGCATAGTTTTGGTCCTTCACAAAAGAGTTTTCGGTTTCATTTGTATTATCGAGATTCAATTTCTGCAGATCCATTTGGATTGTGCTTTCATATTTTCAAGTAAACAAGGAAGTCAAATGAGGTTTGAGTCAGTCCTTCCGTGTGTAACAATGTAAGTAAACAGAAAATATGATTACtcacaaaatataaaacataaatagGAAAATCAgatggaaataaaatcaaataaaagaaaaagacgtAAATCTAGATCGTATAATtttacaatgtgtacaatgggctattgagttacaaaatgaacatctcCATACTATCTAgaaataataaacatcttcccaAAAGTTTAAACTGATTTTGGGGTTCGCCAAGAATCAAACTCTTGATCTTTGGAATCTAgcgctctaataccatgtcatgataccactcatcccaaaagtttcAGTTGATGGAAAAAGATAACACTAATgtttatatctctaatactccataaacctccattatacacattatacaaatattccattagTTCCTCATACTTTCCCTTAAAGTTATTAAGAAGTCACATGAtcactcaaaaaaaaaatgtggCTTTATATTATAATCTTAACTATTAACGAAAGATCTAACTAATCAAATTCAGTCTTCACATTCATACATACAGAATCAGTGCCCTCAATTAACATATACTTTCCATATATAAAAGGATGTATCTAGTCAGAAGAGtagttttacttttatgcaaGAGCAAGAGCAAATGGTGGTTGTGTAACAATATACGGTTGTTAAAAAGGTTACATAATCAATTAAGAAAAAGTCACAtgacctttttatttttatttttttttggtcattCATGTAAAATGTTAAAATAGCATGAGTTTACTTCTCCCTTTCTTTTATAAGATTGATGACTTGtctcaaataaaaagaaaaatcaatatGCATACCTGAGAGATTAACTTGTCCAAATTAAAAGGCACACTAGTGTTCTGACATCATGATCAATTCAAGTACCTCATGGAACCCAGAATACCTCATTTtgattaagattctgacttcaTTACATATCATCTCAATAATAACCAccttaaattgaaaaataacagATTCTGTTTTCTACATAGATCGAACTAGTCAATTATAACAGAATAAGAATGATATCTAAACTCATTCAACTTTATCAAATTAATAATCACTCTTGCattaaataagtaattttaGGTAATTTACTAATTTCAATCTCTAATACCACACAGTTTCAGGGAAAACTTCAGCAATTCAGATATATGTCCATAAACAAACTTCATAGAAGCAGGAAGAAGGAACAAACAATAAAATAGTGAAGTAGATGTAAGAGTTGAACAACCTACCTTGGATTTTGCTTCACACTGTTGTCACTTTTTATGCGGTTCTTAGTGTCTCTGAATGGAAGAAGGCTAAGTAAGCTTTATATAATCTCTTTTTGGCTAATATTTTATTCACATGATACATCAAGCAAGCGTCTTAGTTCTCAACTTCTCATATGTTTCTATGCTTTGGGCCAAgaatttaacaaaagaaaaaaaagagccgAATGACACTAGCAATGCTACGCAACCATAATG encodes the following:
- the LOC107464407 gene encoding disease resistance protein RPV1 isoform X1, whose translation is MDLQKLNLDNTNETENSFVKDQNYAHIESLLRTQPREVLVIGVWGMGGIGKTTIAAAIFEEFSPKYEVNCFLANVREESSKHGFKYIFNKLLSELLQEDIHIDTPTIISSTIMSRLRHKKALIVLDDVNSSDLLDNLLGVGHDYLGVGSRVIVTTRDRHVLTCRAVDHILEVKEMNYHNSLKLFSLNAFNQIHPPENGFRERSKRAVAYAKGNPLALKVLGSFLRSKSENEWDSALAKLKGTPDANVHKVLRLSFDELDDAEKNIFLDIACFFKGEERDKVIMILNACGFHANIGIRNLLDKTLITITKMKRIQMHDLIQEMGQEIVCEESAKIPGGESRLWNPDEVCDILKNDKGTDAIESIFLDMTQTTDLHISSNAFRKMPNLRLLAFADSIGHGGRRTNNNLYLPTNLELPNSLRYIQWDGYPLKSLPSIGWPKNLVEISMPYSNVEKLWDGVQNLPSLEIIDLRGSKRLIECPNFSATPNLKEVWFNFCESLTHVHPSIFSLEKLEFLAVYGCKELKSLCSSNCSPSLHTVVAYNCPNLQEFSVPILHQDSKIHLHLRSTPLKELPPSILHLKHLVNFSFPISKNLAKLPANFANQIMLSDISEHEQDAVATLHSVLRSPVFKHVKLLKFDNCHSLTELPDNISLLSSLVKLSFHKTNVIGLPESIKFLPQLKVLKVCHCEMLQFIPVFPPSVECLKVWDCKSLKTILSLESETPKQHAGTFIFLDCMNLDENSCNAILKDAIARTKCWMETILTSESEVSEEQRENEDHNVINFGKICYFFPTRGSMLQEFFHDYSAQSSISTEVPPSSNLCGFIFFLVLSGAQSCSTDELVINFECECYLETSWGESIHVASSAIVEWDCDMTFGYQLNVMQDHVLLWYDEECSKQIMETVKGREANTEKKSHFNAKMTVKLVARLPNKEEAMIKECGIRWIYSNVEAGSSREQRSKRIMEDED